From Rutidosis leptorrhynchoides isolate AG116_Rl617_1_P2 chromosome 3, CSIRO_AGI_Rlap_v1, whole genome shotgun sequence, a single genomic window includes:
- the LOC139898215 gene encoding uncharacterized protein isoform X1, whose product MLKRVFSGSSNEPNAVMIGPLSADYQISELKAKGRQEEVQCCYKYKFNFLMLADQDTKIVISSNSRRSSFEGISSGLESHDSDEVPKKYESFKDFDTVVDFSDHLYEKKNSSMMQKDTGRVEDS is encoded by the exons ATGTT gaaAAGAGTATTTTCGGGAAGTAGTAATGAACCTAATGCGGTCATGATTGGTCCACTATCAGCTGATTATCAGATTTCGGAATTGAAAGCCAAGGGTAGACAAGAGGAG GTCCAATGTTGCTACAAGTATAAGTTCAATTTCTTAATGTTGGCGGACCAGGATACTAAAATTGTTATAAGTTCAAACTCAAGAAGATCGAGTTTTGAGGGAATTTCATCTGGCTTGGAAAGTCATGATAGTGATGAGGTTCCGAAAAAATATGAAAGTTTCAAAGATTTTGATACAGTTGTGGATTTTTCAGATCATTTGTATGAAAAAAAGAATTCATCAATGATGCAG AAAGATACAGGAAGGGTGGAGGATTCTTGA
- the LOC139898215 gene encoding uncharacterized protein isoform X2, translated as MLKRVFSGSSNEPNAVMIGPLSADYQISELKAKGRQEEVQCCYKYKFNFLMLADQDTKIVISSNSRRSSFEGISSGLESHDSDEVPKKYESFKDFDTVVDFSDHLYEKKNSSMMQRP; from the exons ATGTT gaaAAGAGTATTTTCGGGAAGTAGTAATGAACCTAATGCGGTCATGATTGGTCCACTATCAGCTGATTATCAGATTTCGGAATTGAAAGCCAAGGGTAGACAAGAGGAG GTCCAATGTTGCTACAAGTATAAGTTCAATTTCTTAATGTTGGCGGACCAGGATACTAAAATTGTTATAAGTTCAAACTCAAGAAGATCGAGTTTTGAGGGAATTTCATCTGGCTTGGAAAGTCATGATAGTGATGAGGTTCCGAAAAAATATGAAAGTTTCAAAGATTTTGATACAGTTGTGGATTTTTCAGATCATTTGTATGAAAAAAAGAATTCATCAATGATGCAG CGCCCTTAA
- the LOC139901772 gene encoding uncharacterized mitochondrial protein AtMg00810-like: MKGLCFLKSSQDPAVYTRNSKGNTLIVGVYVDDLIITGSNSEDVIEFKEQMKNDFEMSDLGLRAYYLGIEVAQCKWGITLRQTAYAKRILEQFGMQNCNPARSPIESHLKVGKDEGDEEVDPTEYRRVVGCLRYLTLTRPDLSYSVGIASRFMEKPTALHLPIVKRVLRYVKGTLDYGLNYGRRQEFEHLVGFSDSDLGGDKVGSKSTSGMVFYIGRSVITWKSQKQKTVALSSCEAEFMAATSAACQTIWLANLVKEPTGQQVEPVTLFVDNKSAIALMRNPVFHGRSKHINIHFHFIRECVEHGQIIVEHVNSKDQRADIFTKALAQVKFIEMRNMLGVTDPELSPV; encoded by the coding sequence ATGAAAGGGCTGTGTTTTCTAAAGAGTTCTCAAGACCCGGCTGTTTACACCAGAAATTCGAAAGGTAACACTCTTATTGTTGGAGTTTATGTAGATGATTTAATTATTACCGGGTCAAACAGTGAAGATGTCATCGAATTCAAAGAACAAATGAAGAATGACTTTGAGATGAGTGACTTGGGGCTCCGGGCTTATTACCTTGGAATTGAAGTGGCACAATGTAAGTGGGGAATAACCTTGCGTCAAACAGCTTATGCAAAAAGGATTTTGGAGCAGTTTGGTATGCAAAATTGCAACCCAGCAAGATCACCTATCGAATCACATTTGAAAGTTGGAAAAGATGAAGGCGATGAAGAAGTCGACCCTACTGAATATAGGCGAGTGGTAGGGTGTTTGAGGTATCTGACTCTTACTCGCCCTGACTTGTCCTATTCGGTTGGCATTGCAAGTCGATTTATGGAGAAACCAACCGCGTTGCATTTACCAATTGTAAAGCGTGTCTTGAGGTATGTAAAAGGTACTCTTGATTATGGGCTCAATTATGGAAGACGTCAAGAATTCGAGCATTTGGTTGGGTTCTCTGATAGTGATCTGGGTGGTGACAAAGTGGGCAGTAAAAGCACAAGTGGAATGGTTTTCTATATCGGAAGGAGTGTAATTACTTGGAAATCTCAGAAGCAAAAGACTGTGGCGTTATCTTCATGTGAAGCGGAGTTTATGGCAGCGACATCAGCAGCATGCCAAACTATTTGGCTTGCAAACCTCGTGAAGGAACCAACGGGTCAGCAGGTTGAGCCGGTTACTTTGTTTGTTGATAATAAATCAGCCATTGCATTGATGAGGAACCCTGTTTTCCATGGACGAAGTAAGCACATCAACATTCATTTTCATTTCATAAGGGAGTGTGTTGAACATGGGCAGATCATAGTAGAACATGTTAACTCGAAGGATCAGAGAGCAGACATTTTTACTAAGGCGTTGGCACAAGTGAAGTTCATTGAAATGCGTAACATGCTCGGTGTAACAGATCCCGAGCTCAGTCCAGTTTAA
- the LOC139898215 gene encoding uncharacterized protein isoform X3 produces the protein MIGPLSADYQISELKAKGRQEEVQCCYKYKFNFLMLADQDTKIVISSNSRRSSFEGISSGLESHDSDEVPKKYESFKDFDTVVDFSDHLYEKKNSSMMQKDTGRVEDS, from the exons ATGATTGGTCCACTATCAGCTGATTATCAGATTTCGGAATTGAAAGCCAAGGGTAGACAAGAGGAG GTCCAATGTTGCTACAAGTATAAGTTCAATTTCTTAATGTTGGCGGACCAGGATACTAAAATTGTTATAAGTTCAAACTCAAGAAGATCGAGTTTTGAGGGAATTTCATCTGGCTTGGAAAGTCATGATAGTGATGAGGTTCCGAAAAAATATGAAAGTTTCAAAGATTTTGATACAGTTGTGGATTTTTCAGATCATTTGTATGAAAAAAAGAATTCATCAATGATGCAG AAAGATACAGGAAGGGTGGAGGATTCTTGA
- the LOC139901771 gene encoding putative receptor-like protein kinase At5g39000 — MILPEYMKSADTNPSIILPDQTCQRFTLAEIHSASNNFDETFVIGRGGFGEVYKCTRKIGLVDQVALKRLITTSSQGAREFEAEVEVLSKLRHGNLVSLIGNCNEENEVVLAYEFMPNGNLQDLLHNTGTDLSWLQRLKICIGAARGLDYLHTGPSTQHGIIHRDVKTSNILLDANFAAKISDFGLAKVGPINQTQTFVSTRVKGTFGYMDPSYFLSGKLTRKSDVYAFGVVLFKVLSGRQAVDRSIDEEQWSLAVWVQDQIKDGKLNQIIDPRLNRQISKKIREGVFKYSSRVLV, encoded by the coding sequence ATGATTTTACCTGAATATATGAAGTCTGCGGATACAAACCCCTCAATCATACTGCCTGACCAAACATGTCAACGTTTCACACTTGCTGAGATTCATTCTGCAAGCAACAACTTTGATGAGACATTCGTTATTGGGCGAGGAGGTTTCGGTGAAgtgtataaatgtaccagaaaaatTGGTTTAGTAGACCAAGTTGCATTAAAACGCTTGATAACTACATCTAGCCAAGGAGCCCGTGAGTTCGAGGCTGAAGTTGAGGTCCTTTCAAAGTTGCGACATGGTAATCTTGTGTCACTTATTGGTAATTGCAATGAAGAAAACGAGGTGGTTCTAGCCTATGAGTTTATGCCCAATGGAAACCTTCAAGATCTCCTCCACAATACTGGTACAGATCTATCCTGGTTACAAAGATTAAAAATATGTATTGGCGCAGCTCGTGGGTTAGATTACCTTCACACAGGTCCATCAACTCAACACGGCATCATACATCGCGATGTGAAGACCTCCAATATTTTGTTGGATGCAAATTTTGCTGCTAAAATTTCAGACTTTGGGTTAGCCAAAGTTGGACCAATAAACCAAACACAAACTTTTGTGAGCACCAGAGTCAAAGGGACATTTGGATATATGGATCCATCTTATTTTTTGAGTGGAAAACTGACAAGAAAATCTGATGTTTATGCCTTTGGGGTTGTACTATTTAAGGTGTTGTCTGGTAGGCAAGCGGTTGATCGAAGCATTGACGAAGAGCAATGGAGTTTAGCAGTTTGGGTTCAAGACCAGATAAAAGATGGAAAACTCAATCAGATAATTGACCCTAGATTGAACAGACAAATATCAAAAAAAATCCGTGAAGGAGTTTTCAAGTATAGCAGCCGAGTGCTTGTGTAA